The DNA segment AACTTGACCCATTCGCGATGCGACAGGTTGGGTGGCAATAACAGCAGTTCGCCCATCAAAGCAATGGCGCTGGTTTGGGCAATGCCTTTGATGCCGGTCAGCAACTCAAAAACACGCTTGAGTTCCGGGTGCTGGTTGATCAAGGTCATCGCTTCGGCGGCCAAGGTATCGATGCGTTTTTCCAATTGACTGATCGCCAGCTTGGCATCGCGCAGCAACGCCTTTGGAGTTTCCTGAGTCGCACTCAGTGCATGCAGATGGTTTTTCGCGGCAGCTTTCTGACCGGTCAGCGCATCAATGCGGCGGGCAAACCCGCGCAAAGCCAGGGTCTGATTCGATGGCCGGGTCCAGGCGACAAAGTCCATGCGCTCGACGTATTCGGCCAGGGTATTGGCATCAACGGCATCGGTTTTGCTGTTTCTCATCAACACCTTGGCGAAGTTATGCGAGGCCTTGGGATTGACGACCATCACGGGAATACCGGCGTCATGCAACGCAATTGCCAGGTCGAAATGGTAAATGCCGGTGGCTTCCAGGCAGACTTTGATGCCCGGCAGCTTGATCAGCTTGTTGACCAAGCGGGCACGGTCAGAGCGGGTATTGGCATATTTTTGTGGATCGAACGACTTGCCGTTCTTGCGGATCACCAGCACCAATTCATCGGCTCCGACATCCACGCCGGCAAACAGGCGGTGGATAGATTCAGCGATGGCATTGATTGGGAGGTTCGTCATAATCGTTTTTTAATTCAGTTAAAGGTTAAGTACACTATTCACCGGTTCCCGACCCTGCGCATGCACCTACCTTCCTTGTGTATGCAGGCTCTAAGCCTCGGATACTCCACGGTATGGGTGAATAGGGCGGGGGCCAATCTACAGCACAGGCTCTGGTATTTACCAGTCCTCAGGGGCGAACGGCCTCCCAATGAACGATGACAGCTTAATCGGTTCTTCTAGGCTATCGGTTGTTAAAATTCATCATACAAGGGGCGAATTCATTCGCCTTGGGCGATTAAAATCGCCCCAATCAATTCAGACAAATTATTTGCAACCAAATCATTAGCTCCGGATGATGATGCAAACCCATCGCTATTCCCCGCATGACTCTTCCATACCAATGATGTCCGCCGTGAACGTAACGTAATATTAACGTCCAAACTAGCCCAAACAGCTATAACTTGGGCATCGGCGCGGTCAAGCCTCGGCCAATGAGCACCGCCGCCAATAGAACGATCACGGTGAAACCGCCCATAATCAAGGTGCCTAACCATATCTCCAAAAACAGGCCTATTCTGGCGTTTTCGGGATTACCGGCTTCATAATAGACGGTCAAGCTATCGCCAATTTTGAATCCGCCGTAAGCTTCGGTGCCATCGCTTTCTATTTGCAATACTTCACCTGACGCGGGCCGGTATTCGACGACCAGAGAGGGCAAAACATCGCGTTTGACTTCAACGACTTGGCCTAGTACGCGCTCGGCGCCGTAGCTGAACCAAAGGCTTTGATAACACAGATAAGCCGTGCCAAGCACAAACGGCGCCAGCATCAGCACCAGACCCATCAATGCGCCCCGATGATACGGGTCGAGCAGGCTCTTGCGAGGTTCGCGCATCGAACCCGTCATTCGGTTCCATTCGGACTCAAAATCATCCCGGCTATCGCCAGGCGTTTGGAAACCGGCGGAGATAGCCGGCGATTCAGTTGCCGCCGGCATTGGGTCGTCATTTGACCGGTTTTCTCGATCGGTTCGCCCCTGCAAGCGCGCCAGCAAGGCGTTAAAGGCAGGCCGCGGCAGCATGGTTTCGCTGAGGCTCAGAATTTCACGCCCTTGTTTATCGGTGACCTTGTAAACATTCAGGGTTTGCGGGCGACTGTCCTTGGCCGAATGAGAGCGGTCGTAACGCTGTTGCGCCTCCCGATTCAGGTTGACCAAATTGACATCGGCAACCCCGGACCATGGCACTCGCTTGATACCGAAAAAACTGCTGTCCACCAAACCGGTTTGATCCTGGCAGAGGATACGGCTGAACGTGCTGACGGCGGTAAAAAGCGCCAGCAGCAACATGCCCAATCCGCCGATTATCATGACCATGGATAGCAACGGATCGCTCGACATCTGGACGATGGCTGCCGGCACCGCCAACAGCGCAATGAACAAAAACAAAACACTCCAAAAAATCACGGCTTTGCGGCTGCCGGAAGTTTCCGTGATCGGTTCGGCATCCATGCCGGTAAAGCCAATGCGTAGCGGCGCGGATTCGGTCGCAATCCAAGCGCCATTCAGCCAAGTCCTATCCTCGCCCCAACCCGAACGGGCCAACCATCTCCAAGCCGCCGCCAGCAACAAGACAAACAAAAAATAGCCGCAGACGGGAAACCAAAGCCCGGTCAAACTGAGTATTTCCAATTGCTCGGGCCGGTTCGGGTTTTGCAAAAGCTCGACCTGGTCAAACACCGACAACCAGGCGTAGGGATTGCTTGGCAGCAACAGGCAAGTATTGCCGGGTTGGTGGGCATAGCAATTTTCGGGAATTTTTTTTGTGGGTAAGGCATCGGCAAATTCAATTGCCACCTCAATTTCGACCTCCGTTTCGCCGGCGAGACTAAAAATC comes from the Methylomonas sp. LL1 genome and includes:
- a CDS encoding IS110 family transposase encodes the protein MTNLPINAIAESIHRLFAGVDVGADELVLVIRKNGKSFDPQKYANTRSDRARLVNKLIKLPGIKVCLEATGIYHFDLAIALHDAGIPVMVVNPKASHNFAKVLMRNSKTDAVDANTLAEYVERMDFVAWTRPSNQTLALRGFARRIDALTGQKAAAKNHLHALSATQETPKALLRDAKLAISQLEKRIDTLAAEAMTLINQHPELKRVFELLTGIKGIAQTSAIALMGELLLLPPNLSHREWVKFAGLDPKAFESGKSVHKKMRLSKAGNRHIRSALYMPALSAKQHDPHVSAYFQHLVDNGKKPLQAVCAVMRKLLHAIHGMLKHDQPFDNTRFYVIPTPIIAE
- a CDS encoding DUF3592 domain-containing protein produces the protein MMIECRGLKTIQRIKLVLSFVLLALGLLNLYLTLMGTVLNVEKLTQWPRQPAEIFSLAGETEVEIEVAIEFADALPTKKIPENCYAHQPGNTCLLLPSNPYAWLSVFDQVELLQNPNRPEQLEILSLTGLWFPVCGYFLFVLLLAAAWRWLARSGWGEDRTWLNGAWIATESAPLRIGFTGMDAEPITETSGSRKAVIFWSVLFLFIALLAVPAAIVQMSSDPLLSMVMIIGGLGMLLLALFTAVSTFSRILCQDQTGLVDSSFFGIKRVPWSGVADVNLVNLNREAQQRYDRSHSAKDSRPQTLNVYKVTDKQGREILSLSETMLPRPAFNALLARLQGRTDRENRSNDDPMPAATESPAISAGFQTPGDSRDDFESEWNRMTGSMREPRKSLLDPYHRGALMGLVLMLAPFVLGTAYLCYQSLWFSYGAERVLGQVVEVKRDVLPSLVVEYRPASGEVLQIESDGTEAYGGFKIGDSLTVYYEAGNPENARIGLFLEIWLGTLIMGGFTVIVLLAAVLIGRGLTAPMPKL